In Thermococcus thioreducens, a genomic segment contains:
- a CDS encoding DUF3800 domain-containing protein, with translation MDYWDESVWGAGWMWFAFVDESGKPKFWEKDVRQEPLYVISAVVVHESKVSSLYHEIEGLKRMVLPRDKWSVEIHTKEIVHGNKNYTGVPLEKRVGLLDGLFGILSEFEGLYIMSVVVDKPKVLALNSGFSRNQLGRLAHAYAFKVLADMVEHFLRVKLMTEGYEFLLWVIDDSVRVERDRTRDSLIEAVIRGGYDPLLGRDATSFYTILPPLFAHSYQHLGLQVADAVSYVISRRLRGSPSKKAFDFEGYFQIILSKLYGDGLVVVSRIPRKEHWWM, from the coding sequence GTGGATTATTGGGACGAGAGTGTTTGGGGGGCAGGCTGGATGTGGTTTGCTTTTGTTGATGAGAGTGGGAAGCCGAAGTTTTGGGAAAAGGACGTTAGGCAGGAGCCTCTTTATGTGATTTCGGCTGTGGTTGTTCATGAGTCTAAGGTTAGTTCTCTTTATCATGAGATTGAGGGTCTAAAGAGGATGGTCCTTCCTAGGGATAAGTGGTCTGTGGAGATTCACACTAAGGAGATTGTTCACGGAAATAAGAACTATACAGGGGTGCCTCTTGAAAAGAGGGTTGGGCTTCTTGATGGTTTATTTGGGATTCTGAGTGAGTTTGAGGGGTTGTATATTATGTCCGTTGTCGTTGATAAGCCTAAGGTTTTGGCTTTGAATTCTGGTTTTTCCCGTAATCAGCTTGGAAGGCTTGCTCATGCGTATGCATTTAAGGTGCTTGCAGACATGGTGGAGCATTTTCTTCGTGTTAAGTTGATGACTGAGGGTTATGAATTTTTGCTTTGGGTTATTGATGATTCTGTGAGGGTGGAGAGGGATAGGACGAGGGATAGTCTTATTGAGGCGGTCATCCGGGGAGGATATGATCCGCTTCTTGGACGGGATGCTACTTCTTTTTATACTATTCTGCCGCCGCTTTTTGCGCATTCGTACCAGCATTTGGGTTTGCAGGTTGCTGATGCTGTTTCTTACGTGATTTCTCGGAGGTTGAGGGGATCGCCTTCGAAGAAAGCGTTTGATTTTGAGGGGTACTTCCAGATTATTCTTTCAAAGCTCTATGGTGATGGTTTAGTTGTTGTGAGTAGGATTCCAAGAAAAGAGCATTGGTGGATGTGA
- a CDS encoding toxin-antitoxin system TumE family protein, which translates to MSRIPLVVAIFEDKHSKALPPRDKAFKLLLSNTTFLKNIERRLTRYEIIDRVEFKPRPPVTPDDNLEYQARITFTTGHVLYIIDRFIEHNCNNRTIYQRKFSAYLRDSHGHEIVGWDNFHDEPTFQSWPLHMHGRGHTQPIPSKEQSLPEIMQAVITKHITPLLLARHIP; encoded by the coding sequence GTGAGCAGAATCCCCCTGGTAGTGGCTATTTTCGAAGATAAACATTCAAAAGCACTCCCTCCTCGGGACAAAGCCTTCAAACTCCTCCTGAGCAACACAACTTTTCTCAAAAACATCGAACGCAGGCTAACCCGCTACGAAATAATTGATAGGGTAGAATTCAAACCCCGTCCTCCAGTCACACCAGACGACAACTTAGAGTACCAGGCCAGAATAACCTTCACAACCGGCCACGTCCTCTACATCATCGACCGCTTCATCGAGCATAACTGCAACAACAGAACAATCTACCAGCGCAAATTCTCGGCATACTTAAGAGACTCACACGGCCACGAGATTGTAGGATGGGACAACTTCCACGACGAACCAACATTCCAATCCTGGCCCCTCCACATGCACGGCAGAGGCCACACACAACCAATACCAAGCAAAGAACAAAGCCTGCCAGAAATAATGCAGGCCGTAATAACCAAACACATCACACCCCTACTTCTCGCCCGGCACATCCCCTGA
- a CDS encoding PDDEXK family nuclease, whose amino-acid sequence MLMGFGDFFKKVGEATKKAMDKAAKEARYRAKALEIKREIAEAERRFKEEVTRKEFEAKREILSQLKMRQLEAVCAAKGIPTYRTQIVNGEERRYKIRNKDELIDVVASHLTVEEVAEVAKRYKVKSRHVVQHFTKWLEEANEALKAFKEQKQKELEEYKAQLFGEESHEIASIELESETVESLGGEELGGYSLEEDNHQPELDVVDILFDFEPETVRDEEDLEKQLYQYLRARLGRRVVRQYPVGDQKIDIAIDGNVGIELKIAESRSKLQRLVGQVLDYVEYFDEVIAVILDVGANVDIDKYIKKLRRLGAKVIVLEGDIKRKGPSKEIIIKDSRRKIIIR is encoded by the coding sequence GTGCTCATGGGATTCGGCGACTTCTTTAAGAAAGTTGGAGAAGCCACTAAAAAGGCAATGGATAAAGCCGCCAAGGAAGCGAGGTATCGCGCCAAGGCGCTTGAGATTAAACGGGAAATTGCAGAGGCAGAGAGAAGATTTAAAGAAGAAGTTACGAGAAAGGAGTTTGAGGCTAAGCGAGAAATTCTTTCTCAGCTTAAGATGAGGCAGCTTGAGGCTGTTTGTGCTGCTAAAGGTATTCCTACTTACCGAACACAAATAGTGAATGGGGAGGAACGCCGTTACAAAATAAGGAACAAAGACGAGCTGATTGATGTTGTGGCAAGTCATTTAACCGTGGAGGAAGTCGCCGAGGTCGCGAAGAGGTATAAGGTAAAGTCTCGGCATGTAGTTCAGCACTTCACGAAGTGGCTTGAAGAGGCCAATGAGGCTCTAAAGGCCTTCAAGGAGCAGAAGCAGAAAGAGCTTGAGGAATACAAGGCTCAACTTTTTGGAGAGGAATCTCATGAGATTGCTTCCATTGAGCTTGAGTCTGAGACTGTTGAATCTCTTGGTGGAGAGGAGCTTGGAGGGTATTCACTTGAAGAGGACAACCATCAGCCCGAACTTGATGTTGTAGATATTCTCTTTGATTTCGAGCCGGAAACTGTGAGGGATGAAGAGGATCTTGAAAAGCAGCTTTATCAGTACCTTAGGGCACGCCTTGGGAGGCGTGTTGTCCGCCAGTATCCTGTTGGAGATCAGAAGATTGATATTGCTATTGATGGCAATGTTGGGATTGAACTCAAGATTGCTGAGAGTCGGAGTAAGCTCCAGCGTCTTGTGGGGCAGGTCTTGGACTATGTTGAGTATTTTGACGAGGTTATCGCGGTGATCCTTGATGTTGGAGCCAATGTTGACATTGACAAGTATATAAAGAAACTCCGGAGACTTGGCGCAAAGGTCATTGTTCTTGAGGGAGACATTAAAAGGAAAGGTCCTTCCAAGGAGATTATTATCAAAGACTCCAGGAGGAAAATAATTATACGGTAG
- a CDS encoding AbrB/MazE/SpoVT family DNA-binding domain-containing protein, whose product MKDTKEPLAKFQAKVNKDGRITIPRPILETFGLKQNDYIKVLIRKIGISGKTIVVTAQAVLAVKIGRNGAITLPKKLMREFELKENEPVEVIILDYYKFEELVSEKGRELLSKLQARNNYKVLPTDSSYLNEIGIIYRYLF is encoded by the coding sequence ATGAAAGACACCAAAGAACCACTCGCAAAGTTTCAAGCAAAGGTAAACAAAGACGGCCGTATTACTATCCCTCGGCCAATCCTTGAAACCTTCGGGCTAAAGCAAAATGACTATATTAAAGTCCTAATAAGAAAAATTGGGATCTCAGGTAAAACAATCGTCGTAACCGCTCAAGCAGTTTTAGCGGTTAAAATTGGGAGAAATGGAGCTATAACACTTCCCAAAAAGCTAATGCGGGAGTTTGAACTAAAAGAAAACGAACCGGTTGAAGTCATAATTTTAGACTACTACAAATTTGAGGAGTTGGTAAGCGAAAAGGGTAGGGAACTTTTATCCAAGCTTCAAGCACGGAACAACTACAAAGTTCTCCCAACTGACTCCTCATACCTAAACGAGATAGGCATAATATACAGATATCTTTTTTGA
- a CDS encoding coiled-coil domain-containing protein, with translation MPRRNYQRRTAGPGRPRKYGEDMKKFQAPVPESTHDRLYALKERLGVPFSELLTWLVDLAEGKIDEVELKAKVKHLMEALEQERKEKDKLLQEYERLVRDYEKLQLKFEDCCKKLQEQLEKSGAIPAREREARDLRDEVQRVLSMYPELKLLELFRRLGYSEKGEALMKKAEAFQKRWFVLEGKVFVSKELGLVLEPSHEVGLLGWKVRKLEVMSDV, from the coding sequence ATGCCGAGAAGAAACTACCAGCGACGCACAGCGGGCCCTGGACGGCCACGCAAATATGGAGAGGACATGAAGAAATTCCAAGCACCAGTTCCCGAATCTACCCACGATAGACTCTACGCTCTGAAAGAAAGGCTTGGCGTCCCATTCTCAGAGCTCCTCACTTGGCTTGTGGACCTTGCCGAGGGAAAGATTGATGAGGTGGAACTGAAAGCGAAGGTCAAACACCTCATGGAAGCTCTTGAACAGGAGCGGAAGGAGAAAGATAAACTGTTGCAAGAATATGAGCGCCTGGTCAGAGATTACGAGAAGCTTCAGCTTAAGTTTGAGGATTGTTGCAAGAAGCTTCAGGAACAGCTTGAGAAGTCTGGTGCGATTCCTGCCCGTGAGCGTGAGGCCCGCGACCTTCGTGATGAGGTTCAGAGGGTCCTCTCAATGTACCCGGAGCTCAAGCTCCTCGAACTGTTCAGGAGGCTTGGTTATTCGGAGAAGGGCGAGGCGTTGATGAAGAAGGCGGAAGCGTTTCAGAAGCGTTGGTTTGTGCTTGAGGGTAAGGTTTTCGTTTCTAAGGAGCTCGGCCTCGTTCTTGAGCCTTCGCATGAGGTCGGTCTCCTCGGCTGGAAGGTTAGGAAGCTGGAGGTGATGTCGGATGTCTGA
- a CDS encoding MarR family transcriptional regulator has protein sequence MRDWSALRVRALELARRGWVSPSELARELHIDLSDAQALLDDLTRRGLVFRDGPLAIAREGWA, from the coding sequence ATGAGGGATTGGTCTGCTCTCCGTGTGCGCGCTCTTGAGCTCGCTAGGCGGGGTTGGGTCAGCCCCTCGGAACTCGCGCGGGAGTTGCACATTGACCTCAGTGACGCTCAGGCTCTGCTGGACGACCTGACCAGGCGCGGCCTCGTCTTCAGGGACGGGCCGCTTGCAATTGCAAGGGAGGGGTGGGCATGA
- a CDS encoding PD-(D/E)XK nuclease family protein — protein MNELPEPIKRHIEEITSSEYTHRDGEVHVTELLYCLRKAYYRRMAEKNGENVEKELKNRWWLYRGVVFDGLWTGLFPKNQVRITHRIPDGPVIAGKIDFIYDDTVYDLKTISNEYAVRDGPKGEHVKQVLFYAWVNNTPKAGLIYVWLGGVKIFLIDTSRGYEVVKELEERAMKLWTALRKMEPPEREESWQCKYCEFKDICLGGES, from the coding sequence GTGAACGAGCTTCCAGAACCCATTAAACGCCATATTGAGGAGATAACTTCAAGTGAGTACACTCATCGAGACGGCGAGGTTCACGTGACTGAACTCCTGTACTGCCTCCGCAAGGCCTATTACAGGCGCATGGCTGAGAAGAACGGGGAAAATGTCGAGAAAGAGCTTAAGAACAGGTGGTGGCTGTACCGGGGAGTGGTCTTTGATGGGCTATGGACTGGATTATTCCCTAAAAACCAGGTCCGCATAACCCACCGTATTCCTGACGGACCGGTGATAGCAGGCAAGATTGATTTTATCTACGATGACACGGTTTATGACCTAAAGACTATCAGCAATGAATATGCCGTCCGTGACGGCCCGAAGGGGGAGCACGTGAAGCAGGTCCTCTTCTATGCTTGGGTGAACAACACTCCAAAGGCCGGCCTGATCTATGTCTGGCTTGGAGGTGTCAAGATTTTCCTCATCGACACTTCAAGGGGCTATGAGGTTGTCAAGGAGCTTGAGGAACGTGCTATGAAGCTTTGGACAGCACTTAGGAAGATGGAACCGCCGGAGCGGGAGGAAAGCTGGCAGTGCAAATACTGCGAGTTCAAAGACATTTGCCTCGGGGGTGAGAGCTGA